One Maribacter cobaltidurans genomic window carries:
- a CDS encoding helix-turn-helix domain-containing protein: MQQIRILITFLLLSTYGHSKTSIVIDPLKVNGKKVSQPVLDKANILFSEKKFPEAIESYKEVLEMEVIKPASVLKKMAQSYSALKDVNHSISYIEEYLHADFNTDVLADSWFDEIRETNQFVEVSEKYNPKFTIWSFLYLYVCLIGFYTAVVIHFNKKIDKVAKILISSFIFIHSFFILHICFNITNYHYKFPHTYLMSTGFSFLYGPLLYFYFKRTTQEYKFRAKDAWHLLPTLLFLIYATPIYLLPAEEKFNLIQGNSGGSLNLGVSTELMIIVILKLISLIVYGFYIRKLYRKSKKQEGINKENRIWQRNIYFIHISYVFCYAAYGLLITNYQMADFLIHFQIICMATMVMYIGYCANVQPSVFNGSSTFKNLFFKYEKSGLTNSLSHELREHLIKLFEVDKIHKENDLNLEKVAERLNTTRHNASQVINEHFNMNFNELVNTYRINEAKEIFNTDFQKNLNIIDVAYEVGFNNKVTFNKAFKKDTQVTPSEYQRNVCSEVIRS; the protein is encoded by the coding sequence ATGCAACAAATAAGAATCTTAATCACATTCTTACTGTTGAGCACATATGGACATTCCAAAACTAGCATTGTAATAGACCCTTTAAAGGTCAATGGAAAAAAAGTGTCTCAACCAGTATTGGACAAAGCAAATATTCTATTTTCAGAGAAAAAATTTCCCGAGGCTATTGAAAGCTACAAGGAAGTCTTAGAAATGGAAGTTATTAAACCCGCTTCCGTCCTAAAAAAAATGGCCCAAAGTTATTCCGCCTTAAAGGATGTAAACCATAGCATATCCTACATTGAAGAATATCTCCATGCCGATTTCAATACGGATGTTTTGGCCGACTCTTGGTTCGATGAAATTAGGGAAACAAACCAATTTGTGGAGGTTTCAGAGAAATACAACCCTAAGTTTACCATCTGGTCCTTCTTGTATCTATATGTATGTCTGATAGGTTTTTACACGGCTGTAGTCATCCATTTTAATAAGAAAATAGATAAGGTTGCCAAGATTTTAATAAGCAGCTTCATATTTATCCACTCTTTTTTTATTCTCCATATCTGTTTCAATATCACCAATTATCACTATAAATTCCCTCACACATATTTAATGTCTACTGGGTTCAGTTTTCTGTATGGCCCACTGCTCTATTTTTATTTTAAGAGAACAACACAGGAATATAAGTTCAGGGCAAAGGATGCATGGCATCTTTTGCCTACCCTTCTTTTTCTAATTTATGCCACACCAATATACCTATTGCCAGCTGAGGAAAAGTTTAACTTAATTCAAGGGAATTCGGGTGGAAGTCTTAATCTTGGCGTTTCCACTGAGTTAATGATAATCGTTATTCTCAAGCTTATATCCTTGATAGTTTATGGTTTTTATATAAGAAAGTTGTATAGAAAATCAAAAAAACAAGAAGGTATCAACAAGGAAAATAGAATTTGGCAAAGAAATATCTATTTCATTCATATTTCGTATGTTTTTTGTTATGCGGCCTACGGCCTTTTAATCACCAATTACCAAATGGCAGATTTCTTGATTCATTTTCAAATTATCTGTATGGCCACAATGGTCATGTATATAGGCTACTGTGCCAATGTGCAGCCAAGCGTTTTTAATGGTTCCTCGACCTTTAAAAACCTTTTCTTTAAATACGAAAAATCTGGATTAACCAATAGTCTTTCACATGAACTGAGAGAACACCTTATCAAACTTTTTGAGGTCGATAAAATTCATAAGGAAAATGATTTAAACCTAGAAAAAGTAGCCGAAAGGCTCAACACCACTAGGCACAATGCGTCACAAGTCATTAACGAACACTTTAATATGAACTTTAACGAACTGGTAAATACATATCGGATTAACGAGGCAAAGGAAATATTCAACACGGATTTTCAAAAAAACCTCAACATCATAGATGTGGCGTATGAGGTGGGGTTTAATAATAAGGTAACCTTCAACAAGGCCTTCAAAAAAGACACACAGGTTACACCAAGCGAATACCAGCGAAACGTTTGCTCTGAGGTAATTAGATCGTAA
- a CDS encoding DUF4197 domain-containing protein, with translation MRRKFGVIVVLFMMVSCNELQQVVNQLPSGTTLGNAEIANGLKAALEKGISDQVDKLTQTDGFFKNELVKILLPEELRKVDKTLRDIGLGNLADEGLKVLNRAAEDAVSEATPIFVDAVKGMTFNDAKSILLGEDNAATSYLTQRTRTALYDKFNPVIKSSFEKVGADQIWSNLINRYNTIPLTNDVNPDLTDYVTQEALDGVFTMIAIEEKEIRNNAASRTTDLLRRVFALQD, from the coding sequence ATGAGAAGAAAGTTTGGAGTGATTGTAGTTTTATTCATGATGGTTTCCTGCAATGAGTTACAACAAGTAGTTAATCAACTACCCTCTGGAACCACTTTAGGGAATGCGGAAATTGCGAACGGACTCAAGGCCGCCCTTGAAAAAGGTATCTCGGACCAAGTGGACAAATTAACCCAAACAGACGGATTCTTTAAAAATGAACTGGTAAAAATCCTATTACCGGAAGAATTGAGAAAAGTTGATAAAACACTCAGAGACATAGGATTAGGTAATTTAGCCGATGAAGGACTCAAGGTATTGAATAGAGCCGCGGAAGATGCAGTTTCCGAGGCGACTCCCATATTTGTTGATGCCGTTAAAGGCATGACTTTTAACGATGCCAAATCCATTTTGTTAGGTGAAGATAATGCAGCCACTAGCTATTTGACACAAAGAACCCGTACAGCTTTATATGACAAATTCAACCCCGTTATAAAATCGTCGTTTGAAAAGGTAGGAGCTGATCAAATCTGGAGCAACCTAATAAACAGGTATAATACCATTCCTTTAACAAACGATGTAAATCCGGATTTGACCGATTATGTGACCCAAGAGGCACTTGATGGCGTCTTTACCATGATTGCCATAGAGGAGAAAGAAATACGTAATAATGCGGCATCCAGAACTACAGATTTGCTGCGCAGAGTCTTTGCCTTGCAAGATTAA